Proteins encoded in a region of the Solanum dulcamara chromosome 9, daSolDulc1.2, whole genome shotgun sequence genome:
- the LOC129902994 gene encoding myosin-binding protein 7-like isoform X2: MDSENMTPSTSMVKCCDCECNCSITNTSFSGNWIRTVKRKYDEIEKKFVIPGLILPQTARIEMGNECIALREMVSGQQETIQELSVELEEERNAASSAANEAMSMILRLQREKAESQMEFRQLKMFTEEKMAHDQQEIMALEDFLYKREQVIQSLTCEVQMYKHRMLSYGLLESEVEDDDEKENGRFSWNNSVGESSDGRFDIPSYDYPPLKCTINENQVHTEVDNEYVDVEKYAFGEAPRSCEHLRYLEKRINQLETTPSSQTDGEVFNNNVLEKAIVAQSPFIPSKEISSDFISGSPKFGGSVRTAENLQTDEYANLRKVDESSEIGAEMSDRVYTIDFIHQGAEYNGNSETKASVHTPRDSLNHTNFGDPEVTKLYLRLQALEADRESMRQAIISMRTDKAQLILLKEIAQQLCKEASPERRIPVRKTSVIKSFSFISIFKWIMSFVLWRRKAHRCKYLFGLTANRVGLLMLLDKGPRVGQWRCLSSTQV, from the exons ATGGATTCTGAAAATATGACCCCGTCCACCAGCATGGTCAAATGTTGTGATTGCGAGTGCAATTGCTCCATAACAAACACGTCCTTTTCGGGGAATTGGATACGGACTGTGAAGCGAAAATATGATGAGATTGAGAAGAAATTTGTGATCCCGGGTTTAATTTTGCCGCAAACAGCTCGTATAGAGATGGGAAACGAGTGTATTGCTTTAAGGGAAATGGTTTCTGGCCAACAGGAGACCATTCAGGAATTGAGTGTTGAGTTGGAGGAAGAGAGGAATGCCGCCTCCTCAGCTGCTAATGAAGCCATGTCCATGATTTTGAGGTTGCAAAGGGAAAAAGCTGAGTCACAAATGGAATTTAGGCAATTGAAAATGTTCACCGAGGAGAAAATGGCTCATGATCAGCAGGAGATAATGGCATTGGAAGATTTTTTGTATAAGAGGGAGCAAGTGATTCAGTCGTTGACTTGTGAGGTGCAAATGTATAAGCACAGGATGTTGAGTTATGGCCTATTGGAGTCTGAGGTTGAGGATGATGATGAGAAAGAGAATGGTCGCTTTAGCTGGAACAATAGTGTAGGTGAGAGTTCCGATGGCCGCTTTGACATTCCTTCTTATGATTACCCTCCCTTGAAGTGCACTATAAATGAGAACCAAGTGCATACTGAGGTTGATAATGAATATGTGGATGTTGAGAAATATGCATTTGGGGAGGCACCACGATCATGTGAACATTTGCGATATCTGGAGAAGAGGATCAATCAGTTGGAAACAACACCAAGTAGTCAGACGGATGGGGAAGTATTTAACAACAATGTCCTTGAAAAAGCAATAGTTGCTCAGTCTCCTTTTATACCAAGCAAAGAAATAAGCTCAGATTTCATCTCAGGTTCTCCGAAGTTTGGTGGAAGTGTTAGAACGGCAGAAAATTTGCAAACAGACGAGTATGCAAACTTGAGGAAAGTGGACGAGTCATCGGAAATAGGGGCTGAAATGAGTGACAGGGTTTATACAATTGACTTCATACATCAGGGTGCTGAATATAATGGTAACTCAGAGACCAAAGCTTCTGTCCATACCCCAAGAGATTCGCTAAATCATACAAATTTTGGAGATCCTGAGGTCACAAAGCTTTACCTTAGGCTGCAGGCCCTTGAGGCTGATCGGGAATCAATGAGGCAGGCTATTATTTCAATGCGGACTGATAAAGCACAGCTGATATTGCTTAAAGAAATTGCTCAGCAGTTGTGCAAAGAAGCGTCTCCAGAAAGGAGGATACCTGTGAGGAAGACATCTGTAATCAAGAGCTTCTCGTTCATCTCCATATTCAAG TGGATAATGTCCTTTGTCTTGTGGCGAAGGAAAGCTCATCGATGCAA GTACTTGTTTGGTTTGACAGCCAACAGGGTGGGCTTGCTAATGCTTTTAGACAAGGGACCTCGTGTTGGACAATGGAGATGTCTTTCAAGTACTCAAGTGTGA
- the LOC129902994 gene encoding myosin-binding protein 7-like isoform X1, translating to MDSENMTPSTSMVKCCDCECNCSITNTSFSGNWIRTVKRKYDEIEKKFVIPGLILPQTARIEMGNECIALREMVSGQQETIQELSVELEEERNAASSAANEAMSMILRLQREKAESQMEFRQLKMFTEEKMAHDQQEIMALEDFLYKREQVIQSLTCEVQMYKHRMLSYGLLESEVEDDDEKENGRFSWNNSVGESSDGRFDIPSYDYPPLKCTINENQVHTEVDNEYVDVEKYAFGEAPRSCEHLRYLEKRINQLETTPSSQTDGEVFNNNVLEKAIVAQSPFIPSKEISSDFISGSPKFGGSVRTAENLQTDEYANLRKVDESSEIGAEMSDRVYTIDFIHQGAEYNGNSETKASVHTPRDSLNHTNFGDPEVTKLYLRLQALEADRESMRQAIISMRTDKAQLILLKEIAQQLCKEASPERRIPVRKTSVIKSFSFISIFKVLVWFDSQQGGLANAFRQGTSCWTMEMSFKYSSVKPILIGPHRLPHLLCSSA from the exons ATGGATTCTGAAAATATGACCCCGTCCACCAGCATGGTCAAATGTTGTGATTGCGAGTGCAATTGCTCCATAACAAACACGTCCTTTTCGGGGAATTGGATACGGACTGTGAAGCGAAAATATGATGAGATTGAGAAGAAATTTGTGATCCCGGGTTTAATTTTGCCGCAAACAGCTCGTATAGAGATGGGAAACGAGTGTATTGCTTTAAGGGAAATGGTTTCTGGCCAACAGGAGACCATTCAGGAATTGAGTGTTGAGTTGGAGGAAGAGAGGAATGCCGCCTCCTCAGCTGCTAATGAAGCCATGTCCATGATTTTGAGGTTGCAAAGGGAAAAAGCTGAGTCACAAATGGAATTTAGGCAATTGAAAATGTTCACCGAGGAGAAAATGGCTCATGATCAGCAGGAGATAATGGCATTGGAAGATTTTTTGTATAAGAGGGAGCAAGTGATTCAGTCGTTGACTTGTGAGGTGCAAATGTATAAGCACAGGATGTTGAGTTATGGCCTATTGGAGTCTGAGGTTGAGGATGATGATGAGAAAGAGAATGGTCGCTTTAGCTGGAACAATAGTGTAGGTGAGAGTTCCGATGGCCGCTTTGACATTCCTTCTTATGATTACCCTCCCTTGAAGTGCACTATAAATGAGAACCAAGTGCATACTGAGGTTGATAATGAATATGTGGATGTTGAGAAATATGCATTTGGGGAGGCACCACGATCATGTGAACATTTGCGATATCTGGAGAAGAGGATCAATCAGTTGGAAACAACACCAAGTAGTCAGACGGATGGGGAAGTATTTAACAACAATGTCCTTGAAAAAGCAATAGTTGCTCAGTCTCCTTTTATACCAAGCAAAGAAATAAGCTCAGATTTCATCTCAGGTTCTCCGAAGTTTGGTGGAAGTGTTAGAACGGCAGAAAATTTGCAAACAGACGAGTATGCAAACTTGAGGAAAGTGGACGAGTCATCGGAAATAGGGGCTGAAATGAGTGACAGGGTTTATACAATTGACTTCATACATCAGGGTGCTGAATATAATGGTAACTCAGAGACCAAAGCTTCTGTCCATACCCCAAGAGATTCGCTAAATCATACAAATTTTGGAGATCCTGAGGTCACAAAGCTTTACCTTAGGCTGCAGGCCCTTGAGGCTGATCGGGAATCAATGAGGCAGGCTATTATTTCAATGCGGACTGATAAAGCACAGCTGATATTGCTTAAAGAAATTGCTCAGCAGTTGTGCAAAGAAGCGTCTCCAGAAAGGAGGATACCTGTGAGGAAGACATCTGTAATCAAGAGCTTCTCGTTCATCTCCATATTCAAG GTACTTGTTTGGTTTGACAGCCAACAGGGTGGGCTTGCTAATGCTTTTAGACAAGGGACCTCGTGTTGGACAATGGAGATGTCTTTCAAGTACTCAAGTGTGAAACCAATCCTCATTGGTCCACATCGACTTCCGCATCTCTTATGCTCATCGGCATGA